From a single Vespula pensylvanica isolate Volc-1 chromosome 24, ASM1446617v1, whole genome shotgun sequence genomic region:
- the LOC122637029 gene encoding serine/threonine-protein kinase Tao: protein MPAVSRPGSLKDPEIAELFEKNDPEKIFEDLREIGHGSFGAVYYARCLVTKEIVAIKKMSYLGKQTVEKWQDILKEIRFLRQLNHPNTIEYKGCYLRDHTAWLVMEYCLGSASDIIEVHKRPLKEDEIAAICEGVLRGLHYLHSLGRIHRDVKAGNILLTENGTVKLADFGSASIKCPANSFVGTPYWMAPEVILAMDEGQYDGKVDVWSLGITCIELAERKPPYFNMNAMSALYHIAQNDTPALNSPDWTDVFRHFVEVCLTKSPNERPTSGTLLSHQFVTRTRSPQVLIDLIQRTKAAVRELDNLNYRKMKKILMIDACETESTVGDADDTPDEQTGGDSSKSNSITSEHSIHSMGVSASSQSSSTNSLPLPNADSNDYSTGSVRNRHKITTGGVTANLLEHGANNFATIRTTSIVTKQQKEHMQEEMHEQMSGYKRMRREHQGALVKLEERCKMEMESHKQLLDKEYETLLQQFSKELEKLQLRHYQELERKLKQNQNAEKKLHKEITSRQEADRKALEAQQKREYKAYKERWKKELSQDEVTPKRQRDATLQSQKDNLRQMEAQEEQRLARGQREYLDLEIRKFRRKKLLIFHSLEQELLREELNKRQQQLEQAHAMLLRHHEKTQELEYRQQRAVHALREDQVLRQHATELCNQQDYMQRAERDLRKKHALELKQQPKSLKQKEMQIRKQFRETCKIQTRQYKALKAQILQTTPKDEQKAVIKKLKEEQRRKLALLGDQYEQSIAEMLQKQSIRLDESQEVQCHNLKERLNYELEILIAYQSKNKMQAEAQRNRERRELEDRVSVRRALLEQKMELETQEFLRERSERIRLLHERQERELQQFDEESARIGFSALAIAEASKESYPDDESLSGSMLSLAHSNSSTSFPPNSL from the exons ATGCCAGCTGTTTCAAGACCCGGTAGCCTTAAAGATCCAGAGATCGCAGaattatttgagaaaaatGATCCGGAGAAGATATTTGAAGACCTTCGGGAAATTGGACATGGTAGCTTTGGAGCTGTCTATTATGCCCGATGCCTGGTTACCAAAGAAATTGTTGCTATTAAGAAAATGTCATATTTGGGAAAACAAACGGTTGAAAAGTGGcaagatattttaaaagaaattcgttttcTTAGGCAACTCAATCACCCAAATACTATAGAATATAAGGGTTGTTACCTCAGGGACCACACTGCCTgg ttggTGATGGAATATTGTCTTGGGTCTGCATCAGATATTATAGAGGTACATAAAAGACCtttaaaagaagatgaaatagCAGCAATCTGTGAAGGAGTTTTACGTGGTTTACATTACCTCCATTCTCTTGGAAGAATCCATCGGGATGTTAAAGCAGGAAATATTCTTCTCACTGAAAATGGAACAGTAAAATTGGCAGATTTTGGTTCTGCTAGTATAAAATGTCCAGCAAATAGCTTTGTAGGAACTCCATATTGGATGGCACCAGAAGTGATATTAGCTATGGATGAAGGGCAATATGATGGTAAAGTGGATGTATGGTCATTAGGAATTACATGCATTGAACTAG cTGAGAGAAAGCCTCCTTACTTTAATATGAATGCCATGAGTGCTTTGTATCATATTGCACAAAATGATACTCCAGCTTTGAATTCACCAGACTGGACTGATGTTTTTCGACATTTTGTTGAAGTTTGTCTTACAAAAAGTCCTAATGAAAGACCAACATCTGGTACACTGTTGTCT cATCAGTTTGTTACAAGAACACGTTCTCCACAAGTCTTAATAGATTTGATTCAAAGAACGAAAGCTGCTGTTAGAGAGctagataatttaaattatcgcaaaatgaaaaagattttaatgatAGATGCATGTGAAACTGAAAGTACAGTTGGGGATGCTGATG aTACTCCTGATGAACAAACTGGTGGTGATAGTAGCAAAAGTAATTCAATTACCTCAGAGCATTCAATCCATTCAATGGGAGTATCAGCGAGTTCTCAAAGTTCCTCCACAAACAGCTTACCACTGCCTAATGCAGATTCAAATGACTATTCCACTGGTTCTGTTAGAAATCGACATAAAATAACGACTGGTGGTGTCACAGCTAATCTGCTTGAACATGGTGCCAATAATTTTGCAACCATTAGAACAACATCAATTGTGACCAAACAACAAAAGGAACATATGCAAGAGGAAATGCATGAGCAAATGAGTGGTTATAAGAGGATGAGGCGAGAACATCAAGGAGCTTTG GTTAAATTGGAAGAACGTTGTAAAATGGAAATGGAATCCCATAAACAGTTATTAGATAAGGAATATGAAACATTATTGCAACAATTTAGTAAAGAATTGGAGAAGTTACAGCTTAGGCATTACCAAGAATTGGAACGTAAACTTAAACAGAACCAAAATGCGGAAAAGAAACTtcataaagaaataacaagTAGGCAAGAAGCTGATCGAAAAGCTCTTGAAGCTCAACAGAAACGAGAGTACAAA GCATacaaagaaagatggaaaaaagaactttCTCAGGATGAAGTAACACCAAAGCGACAAAGGGATGCTACTCTTCAAAGtcaaaaagataatttaagaCAAATGGAGGCACAAGAAGAACAACGTTTAGCTAGAGGACAAAGAGAATATCTTGATCTTGAGATACGTAAattcagaagaaaaaagttgcTTATCTTTCACAGTCTTGAACAAGAGCTTTTACGTGAA GAATTGAACAAAAGACAACAACAATTAGAACAAGCACATGCTATGCTGTTACGGCATCATGAAAAGACTCAAGAATTAGAATACAGACAACAAAGAGCAGTACATGCTCTTAGAGAAGATCAAGTTCTTCGCCAACATGCTACTGAACTTTGTAATCAACAGGATTATATGCAACGGGCTGAACGTGATTTACGTAAGAAGCATGCACTTGAACTTAAGCAGCAGCCAAAGAGCCTCAAG caaaaagaaatgcaaattCGTAAACAGTTTAGGGAAACTTGTAAAATACAGACCAGACAATATAAGGCATTAAAAGCACAGATATTGCAAACAACTCCAAAGGATGAACAGAAAGcagttataaagaaattaaaagaggaACAGAGGCGAAAACTTGCACTTTTAGGAGATCAATATGAACAGAGTATTGCTGAAATGCTTCAGAAACAAAGTATACGGTTAGATGAATCGCAGGAAGTCCAGTGTCATAATCTTAAg GAAAGGTTAAATTATGAATTAGAGATTTTGATCGCGTATCagtctaaaaataaaatgcaagCCGAAGCACAGAGAAATCGTGAACGACGTGAATTAGAAGATCGTGTATCTGTGAGACGAGCTTTACTTGAACAAAAAATGGAACTCGAAACGCAAGAATTTCTTCGCGAGCGCAGCGAACGAATACGTTTGTTACATGAAAGACAAGAACGTGAATTACAACAATTTGACGAGGAAAGTGCAAGAATAGGATTCAG TGCTCTGGCGATAGCAGAAGCATCAAAAGAATCGTATCCAGATGATGAAAGCCTTAGTGGCTCAATGTTAAGTCTGGCTCACAGTAATAGCTCTACATCCTTCCCCCCTAATAgtctttaa
- the LOC122637034 gene encoding vacuolar protein sorting-associated protein 33A, which produces MSLTHLSSGRLNVALIQEQARKQLLHLFEQCDGTKAIIWDESLAGPIGLVAKYNLLQEHDVVKIYPLCGGTLSIPSTIANIIFITRPQLALMDLVAENVHGEEGKRPRKEFHLFFVPRKSLLCQKKLQNRGVFGSFTLIEEFKCDIFPFDSDLLSMELNESFKEFYLENDPTCLYQVAQAIQSLQRLYGKIPKVTGRGPAAAKVCELLERLNREEEDSKMNVLQPTPIEHLLLLDRSVDLLSPLVTQLTYEGLIDEIFGIKYNTVQLPARKFHDSDESPTVMSLNEKEQIILNSGEELFAEIRDKNFNGVGPVLSKKAKVISSQFDERHGDKSVQEIKQFVAKLPHMLATKQSLARHTTIAEMIKEVTDSNSFLESLQIEQELLNCIDTDKPNSYIEDLIAQQQPLLKVLRLLCIQSLTNSGLKPKLLDYYKREIIQTYGYQHLPTLLNLEKAGLLKAQQSIRQYTVLRKALRLTVEDESEITPKDISYVHSIYAPLSIRLAEQLVQPNGWQGLNDVMGLLPGPTVTNVSYNVAFTGRRNSITSEDSNSDPPKLVLIFFIGGCTFAEISALRFLSQQEDLNVEFIVGTTKLINGNTFLSSLMENMEYN; this is translated from the exons atgtcTTTGACACATTTATCAAGTGGAAGATTAAATGTCGCTCTTATACAAGAACAAGCAAGAAAACAATTGTTACATTTGTTCGAACAATGCGATGGTACAAAG GCAATTATTTGGGACGAGTCACTTGCTGGTCCGATTGGACTCGTTGCAAAATATAATCTGTTACAAGAGCATGATGTTGTCAAAATATATCCATTATGTGGAGGAACATTATCTATACCTTCTACTattgcaaatattatatttatcactAGACCACAATTAGCTTTGATGGATTTAGTAGCTGAGAATGTACATGG AGAAGAAGGTAAAAGACCTCGTAaggaatttcatttattttttgtaccAAGGAAAAGCCTGTTGTGTCAAAAGAAACTTCAAAACCGAGGTGTTTTTGGTAGCTTTACATTAATAGAAGAATTTAAATGTGATATATTTCCATTTGATAGCGATCTTCTTTCTATGGAACTTAATGAATCattcaaagaattttatttggaaAACGATCCTACTTGTTTATATCAAGTAGCCCAAGCTATTCAAAGTCTACAAAGATTATATGGAAAGATTCCAAAGGTTACAGGTAGAGGACCTGCCGCTGCTAAAGTATGTGAATTATTGGAAAGATTaaatcgagaagaagaagatagtaaAATGAATGTATTACAACCAACACCTATAGAACATTTATTGTTACTAGATAGATCTGTGGATTTATTATCACCCTTAGTTACTCAATTAACTTATGAAGGTTTAATAGATGAGATATTTGGCATAAAATACA ATACCGTACAGTTGCCTGCCAGAAAGTTTCATGATTCTGATGAGTCTCCAACTGTAATGTCTCTCAAtgagaaagaacaaattatACTTAACTCTGGAGAGGAATTATTTGCTGAAATtag ggataaaaatttcaatggaGTAGGTCCAGTGCTTAGTAAAAAAGCTAAAGTTATTTCGTCACAATTTGATGAACGACATGGGGATAAGAGTGttcaagaaataaaacaatttgttGCTAAACTACCACATATGTTGGCAACAAAACAATCTTTAGCAAGGC ATACAACGATAGCAGAAATGATAAAGGAAGTCACTGATTCCAACAGCTTTTTAGAATCATTACAAATTGAACAAGAATTGTTAAATTGTATCGATACAGACAAACCCAATTCATATATAGAAGATTTAATAGCTCAACAACAACCATTGCTCAAAGTGCTTCGCCTTCTTTGTATACAATCATTAACAAATTCTGGTTTAAAACcaaaattattagattattataaaagagaaataatacaaaCTTATGGATATCAACATTTACCAACGCttttaaatttagaaaaagctGGTTTGTTAAAAGCACAGCAATCTATACGTCAATATACTGTATTAAGAAAAGCATTGCGTCTTACGGTAGAAGATGAAAGCGAAATAACGCCCAAAGATATTAGTTACGTACATTCTATATATGCACCTCTTAGTATTAGATTGGCAGAACAATTAGTTCAACCAAATGGTTGGCAAGGATTAAACGACGTGATGGGTTTATTACCAGGACCTACTGTAACGAATGTTTCATATAATGTAGCATTTACAGGAAGAA GAAATTCTATTACCAGCGAAGACTCAAATTCTGATCCTCCAAaattagttttaatattttttatcggcGGATGCACATTTGCAGAGATATCAGctttacgatttttatctCAACAAGAGGATC TAAATGTTGAATTTATCGTGGGTACAACAAAGCTTATAAATGGTAATACATTCCTTTCGTCGTTAATGGAAAATATGGAATACAATTga